A single window of Gossypium hirsutum isolate 1008001.06 chromosome A10, Gossypium_hirsutum_v2.1, whole genome shotgun sequence DNA harbors:
- the LOC107897057 gene encoding 2-methyl-6-phytyl-1,4-hydroquinone methyltransferase, chloroplastic, translated as MASSMLSGAAPTGVGFARSNFHFRSLPQKSLFSYTKNQKTRMVVTTRCSISSSRPASQPRFIQHKKEAFWFYRFLSIVYDHIINPGHWTEDMRDEALEPADLYSRNMVVVDVGGGTGFTTLGIVKHVDAKNVTILDQSPHQLAKAKQKEPLKECQIIEGDAEDLPFPTDYADRYVSAGSIEYWPDPQRGIKEAYRVLKIGGKACLIGPVHPTFWLSRFFADVWMLFPKEEEYIEWFKKAGFKDVKLKRIGPKWYRGVRRHGLIMGCSVTGVKPFGGDSPLKMGPKAEDVQKPVHPLVFLSRFILGTLAAAYFVLVPIYMWLKDQIVPKGQPI; from the exons ATGGCTTCTTCAATGCTTAGTGGAGCAGCCCCAACAGGGGTAGGATTTGCGAGGtccaattttcattttaggaGCTTGCCCCAGAAGAGTTTATTTTCTTATACAAAGAATCAGAAGACTAGAATGGTGGTAACAACCAGATGCAGTATATCATCCTCAAGGCCGGCTTCTCAGCCTAGGTTCATACAACACAAGAAAGAAGCGTTTTGGTTTTACAGGTTTTTATCAATAGTGTATGATCATATCATAAACCCTGGTCATTGGACTGAGGATATGCGGGATGAGGCGCTTGAGCCTGCTGATCTTTATTCTAGGAATATGGTAGTAGTCGATGTTGGCGGCGGAACTGGGTTCACTACACTTGGTATAGTGAAGCATGTGGATGCTAAGAATGTCACAATTCTTGATCAGTCCCCTCACCAGCTAGCTAAGGCCAAGCAGAAGGAGCCTTTGAAAGAATGTCAGATTATTGAAGGTGATGCGGAGGACCTACCATTCCCTACTGATTATGCCGACCGATATGTGTCTGCAGGGAG TATTGAGTACTGGCCAGACCCACAGCGGGGGATTAAGGAAGCTTACAGGGTACTGAAAATAGGAGGGAAAGCCTGTCTTATAGGTCCTGTACACCCAACATTCTGGTTATCACGGTTTTTTGCGGATGTATGGATGCTCTTTCCGAAAGAGGAAGAATATATTGAATGGTTTAAAAAAGCTGGTTTCAAAGATGTAAAGCTGAAAAGGATTGGTCCAAAATGGTACCGTGGTGTCCGAAGACATGGCTTGATCATGGGTTGCTCTGTCACTGGAGTGAAGCCCTTCGGCGGAGACTCTCCACTGAAG ATGGGTCCGAAGGCAGAAGATGTTCAGAAACCTGTTCATCCTTTGGTGTTCCTTTCACGATTTATTCTTGGGACATTAGCAGCAGCATACTTTGTACTAGTTCCAATTTACATGTGGCTCAAAGATCAAATTGTTCCCAAGGGTCAGCCTATTTGA